DNA sequence from the Oncorhynchus keta strain PuntledgeMale-10-30-2019 chromosome 1, Oket_V2, whole genome shotgun sequence genome:
GACTCTCATTATTAGAGCGGAGAGACATGTAACCTGTCAGTATAGCCATAATATTTGATAAAAGTCCATTAACAAAGaagtagaccagacccagctgctattgCATTGGTGTCTATAGGAAACACATCTAGTAGACCGGAAcgtacctttttttttttttttttttttttttgcaaaacggCGAGTGAACCATCTttatttatccaccatctttggtgTGTTCAGAAGGATGCAGAGTATGTAAACAAACAACAATGACAGCCGTAGGCCTGGTTCTTTGCAGCCAGACGTTAGTTCTGCATAGTTATCAAGGTATATCAGACCCTTATCCATCCGTACAGAACACCTGTCGGCTCTGCGGACAAAATCTGCTCATCAAAGGGACATTACAGGCGACACGAAGAATATTTGACAAGCCCAAAGCCTCAAAGGACAAAAAGTTATGTGACCGATTCCTTGCCACCGGTTTAGTGCTAACTGAGGCACCAGGGGTGAAGTCGGGCAGAATTTGTGCTAAGTGCTATCGACTATTTCTCAGGATAGAGGAATCTGTAAGCATTTTAAAGAAATGGCAATCAGAGCATCAGACACCGGGGACGAGCAAGAAGAGGAAGCGGGAACGGGAGCCGAGTCCATCTGAAACAGACAGGGGAGCCAAGAAGACATCTGAACGGGAGCCGAGTCCATCTGAAACAGACAAGGGAGCCAAGAAGACATGTCCTCCCTATAAAAAGGTTCCCCCGAGGAGCAGTCATGTCGAGGTAGTTATACTAACCAACTAGCTCAACATTGGACTTACATATTATGATTAAAGGGTGAATTGGTTTTGCAAGCCAAATACTCCCATCTAATCACGGATCGATTCTAGAAACATACATTCATATACTTTCATATCAAAATGATTTCACACATGCGAAATCCACACTTCATGTGTAGCGTTTTTAACAGTTGCAGCcgacagtatttttcagtgacgACACATTGTTGCGTCGGCTTCCCTTTTTACTCACAGATGTTCAGAGACGCAGACGGCAAAATTAGCTCAGGAAGTCGACTCTGTGCTGAAACATGGAAACATGGCCGTGTGAGAACTCTAACTCTATTAAAAGGTGTATCAATTTAACCTTGtgtttggaaaaaaaaaaaaaagtatttctcGCCGATATAAAAAAATATACGGTTATTTTAATGCTACCAAAACCGTACCGCAAGCGATGCGTGTTAATGTTAAGAGCCAAGCATCGTGGCTCTTCGAGCAACATTCACCACCTTGCCAATCACaaagcctcctcctcctcctcctcctcctcctcctcctccaaaaaCCACATGCATATACTTGTACTGTAGTATTCCTATCTTTTTGTATTTTCATTATAATAATCTAAATTAGTCTATTAACTTCACATTATTTTGCAGGTCGTCATAACATACCCTAACCAATTGGATCCGAAGCTGAAAAAGAGGGTCGAGAAGGTTTCATCAGAATTTTCTGGAATGGTTGAAAACCTGGCGAAAGGCAAATTGTCGACATTTGTCAGGTTAGCCTTGACGAATGAGACCACGTGTCAAGAAATCAGAAAGCAGATGACGCAGAGAATAGAAGCAGAGGTCAAGGCATATGCAAGACCCTTAAATTACATGACTTCTGCTGAACCGTGCATCTTGAGTAGTACCTCGTTGGAGAATATGAAGTATTTTTCATACGCAGCGTTGGACAATGAGTTGTCCAGGAAGACACCGTGGCTTTATACCACCATCAATACTGCAACAGGTGGTTCCACCATCCATAACTGTGTGGCTGCCTCGGTGGCCCTGAGAGGTAGAAACCCCAGGCTTTCTGCACTGGCCTATGTCATCAACTCAACACTGACCCAAGGAGGGGTTAAGCCCATTTTCAAAAGACTCTCTAAGATGGGCATAACAACCACACATAGCAATGTCCTAAATAAGCAGAAAGAGATGAAGGCAGCTGGGTACAACATCAACATCAAATGCTGGAGGGAGGACTGTGAGCTGTTTTTCCAGCATAGTGTCAGGGGTGAAGTCTGCCCACGACCTCCTCCTACGGCTAAACCGACAGAGGAGACCGGAAGAGAGGAGGACGGGGGGCCAGTGGAGGATGAGTTTGAAATAGAGCTGGACTGGGGTCCactggaggatgaggatgaagaagaTGAGGAAGAGTGGAGTCCACTGTcagaagagacagaaagagaggaggacagagggttaacagtgcaggaagagagagaagaagagaaagacagtGGTTCCCTGctaggagagacagaaacacaggaggacagagggtTAACAgtgcaggaagagagagaagaagagaaagacagtGGTTCCCTGctaggagagacagaaacacaggaAGTGGGACATGCATCATCAGCACTACAAGGAAATGACACACAGGAAGAGGACTCTGATTCAACGGTGGATTCAGAGACAGAATACTTTGGATTAAACCTCACCTGTGAGAGTGATTAGAGAAGTAGCCTAACAAAGAGTCTGTAGATTACAGATCTAGGCCTCGGCTACATCTCTGAACAACAAGGGACTAATCATAGTCTCtggccaaaatggcaccctatattcccctatatagtgcactacttttgaacagaccCTATGGagtaactagtgcactacttttcacctgggccatttgggacagaatCATACAGTGAAATTACTCCTGTTGAGGGGGTTAGGATGTGAGGTCTACTGTTCCTGGTGTGTATTCAGGGGGTCAGGATGTGAGGTCTACTGTTCCTGGTGTGTATTGAGGGGGGTTAGGATGTGAGGTCTACTGTTCCTGGTGTGTATTGAGGGGGTCAGGATGTGAGGTCTACTGTTCCTGGTGTGTATTGAGGGGGTCAGGATGTGAGGTCTACTGTTCCTGGTGTGTATTGAGGGGGTTAGGATGTGAGGTCTACTGTTCCTGGTGTGTATTGAGGGGGTCAGGATGTTAGGTCTACTGTTCCTGGTGTGTATTGAGGGGGTTAGGATGTGAGGTCTACTGTTCCTGGTGTGTATTGAGGGGGTCAGGATGTGAGGTCTACTGTTCCTGGTGTGTATTGAGGGGGTCAGGATGTGAGGTCTACTGTTCCTGGTGTGTATTCAGGGGGTCAGGATGTGAGGTCTACTGTTCCTGGTGTGTATTGAGGGGGTCAGGATGTGAGGTCTACTGTTCCTGGTGTGTATTGAGGGGGTCAGgatgtgtacagtgtgtttacaACCATATTAAAGAGACCAATTCAAACTTTATTGTCCCAGCAGGGAGTATTTCATTGTGTAGCTAAGAGTACATAGCTGCTCAACAAAAACTTCCATTTTTGTTATTTGGTACtccccaaaatggcaccctattccctgatatagtgcactacttaccccatagggctctggtcaaaagtagtgcactagttactccatagggctctggtcaaaagtagtgcactagttacaccatagggttctggtcaaaagtagtgcactagttactccatagggccctggtcaaaagtagtgcactagttactccatagggctctggtcaaaagtagtgcactagttactccatagggctctggtcaaaagtagtgcactagttactccatagggctctggtcaaaagtagtgcactagttactccatagggctctggtcaaaagtagtgcactagttactccatagggctctggtcaaaagtagtgcactagttactccatagggtcctggtcaaaagtagtgcactagttactccatagggctctggtcaaaagtagtgcactagttactccatagggctctggtcaaaagtagtgcactagttactccatagggctctggtcaaaagtagtgcactagttactccatagggctctggtcaaaagtagtgcactagttactccatagggccctggtcaaaagtagtgcactagttactccatagggctctggtcaaaagtagtgcactagttactccatagggctctggtcaaaagtagtgcactatacagtgtTCCGTTTGTGAAGCCAAGATGATCCAGAcaataaacaaaaaataaatacaaattataataccaatacattttttaaatgacctCGAGTTTGCCAGAGATATTAGATTCATATGTTGTACAAATGTTTACAAACCAGTGTCAATCCCGACATCagtttcggttactggcccaaccctctaaccactaggctacctgccgtccctcccctctaatcactaggctacctgccacccctctaaaccactaggctacctgccacctctaaaccactaggctacctgccacctctaaaccactaggctacctgccacccctctaaccactaggctacctgctccccctctaacccactaggctacctgccacccctctaaccactaggctacctgccacccctctaaaccactaggctacctgcctcctctctcaaccactaggctacctgcctcctctctaaaccactaggctacctgcctcccctctaaaccactaggctacctgcctcccctctaaaccactaggctacctgccacccctctaaaccactaggctacctgccacccctctaaaccactaggctacctgcctcccctctaaaccactaggctacctgcctcccctctaaaccactaggctacctgcctcccctctaaaccactaggctacctgccgcccctctaaaccactaggctacctgccacccctctaacccactaggctacctgccacccctctaaccactaggctacctgccacccctctaaaccactaggctacctgcctcctctctcaaccactaggctacctgcctcctctctaaaccactaggctacctgcctcccctctaaaccactaggctacctgcctccctctaaaccactaggctacctgccacccttctaaaccactaggctacctgcctcctctaaaccactaggctacctgcctccctctaaaccactaggctacctgcctcctctaaaccactaggctacctgcctcccctctaaaccactaggctacctgcctcccctctaaaccactaggctacctgcctcccctctaaaccactaggctacctgcctcccctctaaaccactaggctacctgcctcccctctaaaccactaggctacctgccacccctctaaaccactaggctacctgcctcccctctaaaccactaggctacctgcctcccctctaaaccactaggctacctgcctcccctctaaaccactaggctacctgcctcccctctaaaccactaggctacatgcctcccctctaaaccactaggctacctgcctcccctctaaaccactaggctacctgcctcccctctaaaccactaggctacctgccacccctctaaaccactaggctacctgcctcccctctaaaccactaggctacctgccacccctctaaaccactaggctacctgcctcccctctaaaccactaggctacctgcctcctctctaaaccactaggctacctgcctcctctctaaaccactaggctacctgcctcccctctaaaccactaggctacctgcctcccctctaaccactagtctacctgccacctctacactctaaccactaggcaacctgccgcctctacactctaaccactaggctacctgccgtccctacactctaaccactaggctacctgccgcccctctgcctcccctctaaaccactaggctacctgccacccctctaaaccactaggctacctgcctcctctctcaaccactaggctacctgcctcctctctaaaccactaggctacctgcctcccctctaaaccactaggctacctgcctcccctctaaaccactaggctacctgcctcctctctaaaccactaggctacctgcctcccctctaaaccactaggctacctgcctcccctctaaaccactaggctacctgccacccctctaaaccactaggctacctgccacccctctaaaccactaggctacctgccacccctctaaaccactaggctacctgcctcccctctaaaccactaggctacctgcctcccctctaaaccactaggctacctgccacccctctaaaccactaggctacctgccacccctctaaaccactaggctacctgccacccctctaaaccactaggctacctgcctcccctctaaaccactaggctacctgcctcccctctaaaccactaggctacctgcctcccctctaaaccactaggctacctgcctcccctctaaaccactaggctacctgccacccctctgccacccctctaaaccactaggctacctgcctcctctctaaaccactaggctacctgcctcctctctaaaccactaggctacctgcctcccctctaaaccactaggctacctgcctcccctctaaaccactaggctacctgcctcccctctaaaccactaggctacctgcctcccctctaaaccactaggctacctgcctcccctctaaaccactaggctacctgccacccctctgcctcccctctaaaccactaggctacctgcctcctctctaaccactaggctacctgccacccctctgccacccctctaaaccactaggctacctgcctcctctctaaaccactaggctacctgcctc
Encoded proteins:
- the LOC118381146 gene encoding uncharacterized protein LOC118381146 — protein: MTAVGLVLCSQTLVLHSYQGISDPYPSVQNTCRLCGQNLLIKGTLQATRRIFDKPKASKDKKLCDRFLATGLVLTEAPGVKSGRICAKCYRLFLRIEESVSILKKWQSEHQTPGTSKKRKREREPSPSETDRGAKKTSEREPSPSETDKGAKKTCPPYKKVPPRSSHVEVVITYPNQLDPKLKKRVEKVSSEFSGMVENLAKGKLSTFVRLALTNETTCQEIRKQMTQRIEAEVKAYARPLNYMTSAEPCILSSTSLENMKYFSYAALDNELSRKTPWLYTTINTATGGSTIHNCVAASVALRGRNPRLSALAYVINSTLTQGGVKPIFKRLSKMGITTTHSNVLNKQKEMKAAGYNINIKCWREDCELFFQHSVRGEVCPRPPPTAKPTEETGREEDGGPVEDEFEIELDWGPLEDEDEEDEEEWSPLSEETEREEDRGLTVQEEREEEKDSGSLLGETETQEDRGLTVQEEREEEKDSGSLLGETETQEVGHASSALQGNDTQEEDSDSTVDSETEYFGLNLTCESD